The nucleotide sequence CGGAATCAGGGTCGGGGCATCAACTGCAACCAGGCCTGGGGCATTATCCGGCAACCAACTCTCAACCCAGGCCAAGACGGCCTCTAGATCAATCTCACAGCGGAGATCCATCAGTCGCAACTGAGAGGAATCCCAGGCCAAGGAACATAATCCTGACGCACCCGATACCCAACCGAGATCAACTCCCAAAAAGTACATCCATAGCCTACAGAAGTGGGAAATAGACTAGGGTGTAGAACTGGCAGGGGCAGGTTTTTGAGCCTGTTTTTGTTGGGCTAAAACTTCCTGATTCAGGATAGACAGGGCTTTGGCATATTGGGGATCTTTAGGGGTAGCAATGTCATCTCGGGTGAGACTTTCCCGTTGGGCCTCGGTAATCTTCACCTCCACATCCGGCTCAATCCCTTTTTTATTGATGTCTCGGCCGCTGGGGGTATAGTATTTGGCAATGGTGACGGCCATCCCAGACCCCTCGCCCACTGGCTGCACCGACTGTACCAAGCCCTTCCCAAAGGATTTTGTTCCCACCAAGACCGCCCGTTTGTTGTCCTGCAATGCACCGGCCAAAATTTCACTGGCACTGGCAGAACCTCCATCAATCAGCACCACCAAAGGTTTATCCGTTAAAAAGCCCCGCCCCGCCCGCAAGCGATCGGCTTCTCCCTGGCGATTTATCGTCGAAACAATCGTACCTTGGGGTAAAAACATCCGGGCAATTTCTGCACTGGAGAACAAGAGTCCGCCTGGATTCGAGCGCAGGTCAAGAATAAAGCCCGTTACCCCCTGTTTTTCCTGTTCCCGAATGGCATTCCGCATTTCCCCAGCCGCATTTGAACTGAACTGAACAAGGCGAATATAGCCAATGGGGCCATTGGGGGTTTGGCGGATACTGGCTTTGACGGGGTGAATTTCAATCCGGGCCCGAGTCAAGACCCTATCAAAGGTTTCGTTACCCCGTTTGATGGTGAGGGTCACTTTGGTGTTTACTTGCCCCCGGATCATGCCCACCGCTTCGTTCAAATCCATGCCTTTAGTGGGTTTATTATCAATCTTGAGAATAATATCTTTGGCAAGGATTCCGGCTTCGGCGGCGGGACTGCCTTCAACGGGAGAAACCACCGTAATATCCTTAGTTTTCTCATCTTGGGTAATGGTGATCCCGACCCCGGTTAATTCCCCTGAGGTTTCAATCTGCATTGAGCGAAACTGCTCTGGATCCATAAAGCGGGTGTAGGGATCATTGAGTTTCTCCAGCATTTCCCGAGCGGCTGTGTAGGCCTGATCGGGAGTGGTATAGGTTTTGGAGAGAAACTCCCGGCGAACGGCGCGCCAATCTTGCCCATTAAAGGTGGCATCTACATACTCACGATCAATCACCTGCCAGACTTCATCCACCAGTTCTTTGGGACTTTGGCGGAACCCGGCCCAACTTTTAGACGGGTGTAACTCTGCCCCAGCTAAGGCAACAGCTACGGTTAACAAGGCGGTGGCTCCAACAACAAGTCCTTGCTTTTTTAGACCCATGATATTTTCCTAGCACTGGTTGGGATCCAATCTAGCATAGGGAATTTGGGACGGCCAGGTCGGCCGGAGAAGACTAGGGATCAACCCAGCGATCATCGGATTTAATCAGATCAATTAAGGCGGCGACCCCCTGATCTTCGGGAACTTTTGTCACCTCATCTCGTCCGCGATAGAGCGAAATATAACCCGGTTGTTTGCCCACATAGCCATAATCCGCATCGGCCATTTCCCCCGGCCCGTTGACGATGCACCCCATGACGGCAATATTCAGGCCGGTTAAGTGATTGGTGGCATTCCGAACTTTTTGGAGGACTTCCTCAAGGTTAAAGAGGGTGCGGCCACAGGAGGGACAGGCCACGTATTCCACCATAGTCCGGCGTAACCCCAAGGCCTGGAGAATCCCATAGCAAACCG is from Synechococcus sp. PCC 6312 and encodes:
- the ctpC gene encoding carboxyl-terminal processing protease CtpC, with the translated sequence MGLKKQGLVVGATALLTVAVALAGAELHPSKSWAGFRQSPKELVDEVWQVIDREYVDATFNGQDWRAVRREFLSKTYTTPDQAYTAAREMLEKLNDPYTRFMDPEQFRSMQIETSGELTGVGITITQDEKTKDITVVSPVEGSPAAEAGILAKDIILKIDNKPTKGMDLNEAVGMIRGQVNTKVTLTIKRGNETFDRVLTRARIEIHPVKASIRQTPNGPIGYIRLVQFSSNAAGEMRNAIREQEKQGVTGFILDLRSNPGGLLFSSAEIARMFLPQGTIVSTINRQGEADRLRAGRGFLTDKPLVVLIDGGSASASEILAGALQDNKRAVLVGTKSFGKGLVQSVQPVGEGSGMAVTIAKYYTPSGRDINKKGIEPDVEVKITEAQRESLTRDDIATPKDPQYAKALSILNQEVLAQQKQAQKPAPASSTP